Proteins encoded together in one Vigna angularis cultivar LongXiaoDou No.4 chromosome 5, ASM1680809v1, whole genome shotgun sequence window:
- the LOC128196612 gene encoding uncharacterized protein LOC128196612: protein MDQVPPNRSWMYDRCYRGRGALKESFVLGVEEFIIKACEQDRYQRDGGLRCPCSKCDCTKILNERVVKVHLYKNGFKPNYFIWEDHGETMQEADLVNDVTFRGVETEGEPNEQVMTMEDMVHDALIQRQPFQASNSSNIEEAPNEETQRFYNLLLEANTPLYQGASDSKLSMCVRLLACKSNWNIPNQCIDFFAKMLFDVTPHKCGLPKTYYDAKKIVSKLGLQSQRIDCCVDGCMLFYDNEYGKMDGALVECKFCGKPRYQQHKTGASSKKKVPVKSMFYLPIIPRLQRLYASKETATEMTWHHHNRSSNGVLRHPCDGEAWRHFDRVHRDFSIEPRNVRLGLCSDGFNPYVQASSIPYSCWPVIVTPYNLPPEMCMSKPYMFLTCLIPGPFNPKVRIDVYLEPLIDDLKKLWSGVITYDISRRQNFIMRTMLMWTINDFPAYGMLSGWSTHGKLACPHCMEHSKAFRLYNG from the coding sequence ATGGATCAAGTTCCACCAAATCGTTCATGGATGTACGATAGGTGTTATAGAGGAAGAGGTGCGTTGAAAGAGTCATTTGTATTGGGTGTTGAAGAGTTTATAATTAAGGCTTGTGAACAAGACCGTTATCAAAGAGATGGGGGGCTTCGATGTCCATGTTCAAAGTGCGATTGTACAAAGATTTTGAACGAAAGAGTTGTGAAGGTTCACCTGTATAAAAACGGTTTCAAgcctaattatttcatttgggaGGATCACGGGGAAACCATGCAAGAAGCTGATTTAGTTAATGATGTCACTTTCAGGGGTGTGGAGACAGAAGGtgaaccaaatgaacaagttaTGACGATGGAAGACATGGTCCATGATGCTCTTATACAAAGACAACCCTTCCAAGCATCAAATTCTTCTAACATAGAAGAGGCTCCAAATGAAGAAACTCAAAGGTTTTATAACCTTTTGTTGGAGGCAAATACGCCTTTGTATCAAGGAGCATCAGACTCCAAATTATCAATGTGTGTGAGGCTTTTAGCTTGCAAGTCCAATTGGAATATTCCTAACCAATGCATAGATTTTTTTGCAAAAATGCTTTTCGATGTAACACCACACAAATGTGGTTTACCAAAAACTTACTACGATGCAAAAAAGATAGTGTCGAAGCTGGGATTACAATCGCAgaggattgattgttgtgtgGATGGTTGCATGCTattctatgataatgaatatggtaAGATGGATGGAGCGTTAGTTGAATGCAAATTTTGTGGGAAGCCAAGGTATCAACAACACAAGACAGGAgcaagttcaaaaaaaaaagttccgGTTAAATCCATGTTCTATTTGCCAATAATTCCAAGACTTCAAAGACTGTATGCCTCAAAAGAAACTGCAACAGAAATGACATGGCACCATCACAACAGGTCGTCAAATGGTGTTTTGCGTCATCCGTGTGATGGAGAGGCGTGGAGGCACTTTGATAGAGTACATCGTGATTTTTCCATTGAGCCACGCAATGTTCGACTTGGTTTATGCTCCGATGGTTTTAATCCATATGTGCAGGCGTCATCTATACCATATTCGTGTTGGCCAGTAATTGTCACGCCGTACAACCTACCTCCAGAAATGTGCATGTCTAAACCCTACATGTTTTTGACTTGTCTCATTCCGGGGCCATTCAATCCAAAAGTACGCATTGATGTATACCTAGAGCCCTTGATAGATGACTTGAAAAAGTTGTGGAGTGGTGTCATAACATACGATATTTCAAGGCGACAAAACTTTATCATGAGGACGATGCTAATGTGGACAATTAATGATTTTCCTGCTTATGGTATGCTGTCTGGATGGAGCACCCATGGTAAATTggcttgtccacattgcatggagcATTCAAAggcttttagattatataatggGTGA
- the LOC128196613 gene encoding uncharacterized protein LOC128196613, with protein sequence MASDGCDPPIPPSAKSDKEKGKKKSYMVKLLNRFNNVNASSSQPSTPTSTSTARFVPPPLQVPGLTPTPPPIPPSLEVPPFTPSSQQFAADQWRSPSPHVGSNPTLPTNMPSPSPIGDNPPRSSSAANDFEDVSNNRPIITPIGGGFYPTKTASKAITATIKAQFDEPWVTWGQIPQTRRDVFFERFKRKVSWRSNHEEKVKKNFHTKASHRLSEMFKKARTEGKKPDWMGDIVWNGLLEKWNMPLYRQKCETAKKNRTSDKGGCLHTGGSISVHEHAIRLSQELGRSVHVDEIFQQTHIRASTGEFVDERSRRTHEEFEARFSQIRSETASVGASTCAPLDHADEERLRNQCWLDVAGGRYKGRVYGIGNVSAQDDCVDSYIQQTQASSSQQPIAEDILNLHTRVSTHDDQLRQMNSQLQGFIGVMMQYLPPPAAAIAQQFLQSQNQPQANVQPQQPQQPTTDQPQDDTVYGDY encoded by the exons ATGGCATCAGATGGTTGTGACCCTCCTATTCCACCTTCAGCAAAATCAGATAAGGAGAAGGGCAAGAAGAAATCTTATATGGTCAAGTTGTTAAACCGTTTCAATAACGTAAATGCTTCAAGTAGTCAGCCATCTACACCTACCTCTACCTCCACTGCTAGATTTGTTCCACCACCATTACAAGTTCCTGGTTTGACACCTACTCCACCACCAATTCCACCTTCGTTGGAAGTTCCTCCTTTCACACCTAGTTCACAACAATTTGCTGCTGATCAATGGAGATCACCCTCCCCCCATGTTGGTTCTAACCCAACACTTCCCACAAATATGCCATCACCATCTCCTATAGGGGATAACCCTCCACGTTCAAGTTCAGCAGCCAATGACTTTGAAGATGTTTCCAACAATCGTCCAATCATTACACCTATTGGAGGAGG CTTTTATCCAACAAAAACAGCATCCAAAGCAATCACAGCCACCATCAAGGCACAGTTTGATGAGCCATGGGTGACATGGGGACAAATACCTCAGACACGAAGAGATGTTTTCTTTGAGCGTTTTAAG AGAAAGGTTTCATGGAGGTCTAACCATgaagaaaaggtgaaaaaaaatttccacACAAAAGCATCTCATAGATTATCTGAGATGTTTAAAAAAGCTCGAACAGAAGGAAAAAAACCTGATTGGATGGGGGATATTGTTTGGAATGGTCTTTTGGAGAAGTGGAACATGccactttatagacaaaaatGTGAAACGGCCAAAAAGAACAGGACATCTGACAAGGGTGGTTGTTTGCACACTGGGGGATCCATTAGCGTGCATGAGCATGCAATTCGTCTg TCACAGGAGCTTGGTCGGTCAgtgcatgttgatgaaatatttcagcaGACACATATTCGAGCATCAACAGGAGAATTTGTCGATGAAAGGTCTAGGCGGACACAT GAAGAGTTTGAAGCCAgattttctcaaataagatcTGAGACAGCATCCGTTGGGGCTTCAACATGTGCTCCCCTAGACCATGCAGATGAGGAAAGATTGAGGAACCAATGTTGGTTGGATGTTGCTGGTGGAAGGTACAAGGGACGCGTATACGGCATTGGAAATGTCAGTGCTCAAGATGACTGTGTCGATAGTTACATACAACAGACACAGGCATCTTCTTCTCAGCAACCGATTGCAGAGGACATTCTTAACCTCCACACACGAGTATCAACCCATGATGACCAACTTCGACAGATGAACTCTCAATTGCAAGGCTTTATTGGTGTCATGATGCAGTATCTTCCACCTCCTGCAGCCGCAATTGCACAACAATTTCTTCAATCCCAGAATCAGCCACAAGCTAATgttcaaccacaacaaccacagCAACCAACAACAGATCAACCACAAGATGATACTGTTTATGGAGATTACTag